One region of Malania oleifera isolate guangnan ecotype guangnan chromosome 6, ASM2987363v1, whole genome shotgun sequence genomic DNA includes:
- the LOC131158576 gene encoding uncharacterized protein LOC131158576, whose translation MELKDSNWDSSSEGTASEGSPFVPQGCTIEKFTHMHPLTFTRGSDPIVVEKWVQKTEKILNVLHCTDKQKVLYTTFQLAGEAERWWMVVSLLEEQRANPSGITWRHFKEVFFERYFPASTRDAKADEFSSLIQGTLTVQSYTARYIKLSRFASCMISNEYEKTLRFEKDLRKDIRRLVGMLQIREFSILVDKAAIIEVGLLKDEVVQDQKKRSMPLGSQTNSRHWKWKKRNYSLGNC comes from the exons ATGGAGCTCAAGGATAGTAACTGGGATAGTAGCTCAGAGGGGACTGCAAGTGAAGGGTCTCCTTTCGTGCCTCAGG gttgcaccattgagaagttcacccaCATGCATCCTTTGACGTTCACTAGGGGATCCGACCCAATTGTGGTAGAGAAATGGGTGCAAAAGACAGAAAAGATACTGAATGTTCTGCACTGCACCGACAAGCAGAAGGTCCTCTACACTACATTCCAGTTggcaggagaagctgagagatggtggatggttgTAAGTctgctggaggagcagagggccaATCCATCAGGGATAACTTGGAGAcattttaaggaggtattttttgagagatacttccctgCTTCCACCCGTGATGCAAAGGCAGACGAATTCTCGAGTCTGATTCAGGGGACCCTGACAGTGCAGAGTTATACAGCTAGATACATCAAGCTATCTCGCTTTGCATCATgtatgatctcgaacgagtatgaaAAGACTTTGAGGTTCGAGAAGGATCTAAGGAAGGATATTCGTAGGCTAGTGGGAATGCTGCAGATCCGGGAGTTTTCTATTCTAGTGGATAAAGCTGCCATAATCGAAGTTGGTCTCTTGAaggatgaggtggtacaggatCAGAAGAAGAGGTCAATGCCTTTGGGTTCTCAAACTAATTCTCGACATTGgaagtggaagaagaggaactacaGTTTGGGTAATTGCTAG